One Candidatus Woesearchaeota archaeon genomic window carries:
- a CDS encoding metal-dependent hydrolase yields the protein MYPQSHFLFPLLIGLILEKLGYIGYDFVLVAVLVGVLIDLDHPLHHFFKTGQLSILATADDAFKKHIDDRTFLHHKLGILVTTIFLIIAFAYFPYWTLAVAIGYYSHMLLDHITADGRLLDNRTDKDYLGKRKPILVCLCGYTVKIAPFEIVFDVVCVVGLVAVFFV from the coding sequence ATGTATCCACAATCACATTTTCTATTTCCATTATTGATTGGTTTGATCCTTGAAAAACTCGGCTACATTGGGTATGATTTTGTTCTTGTTGCTGTGCTTGTTGGTGTTTTGATTGATCTTGATCATCCTCTTCATCATTTCTTCAAGACTGGACAACTCAGTATTCTTGCAACAGCTGACGACGCTTTCAAAAAACACATTGATGATCGGACGTTTTTGCATCACAAATTAGGAATACTTGTCACAACTATTTTTCTTATTATTGCCTTTGCCTATTTTCCGTATTGGACACTTGCTGTTGCAATCGGCTATTATAGCCATATGCTCCTCGATCACATCACTGCAGATGGGCGATTATTGGACAATAGAACAGATAAAGATTATTTGGGAAAAAGAAAACCAATCTTGGTTTGTTTATGTGGCTATACAGTGAAGATCGCGCCATTTGAAATTGTGTTTGACGTGGTTTGTGTTGTGGGATTGGTGGCTGTGTTTTTTGTTTAG